The sequence below is a genomic window from Gossypium hirsutum isolate 1008001.06 chromosome A11, Gossypium_hirsutum_v2.1, whole genome shotgun sequence.
ATCATCtatttacaatttatttaaatatttaataattattatgatgaatttctataaatataaaaaaattgaaatgaaaaataactaTAAACATAATGTAAAATTTGATTGTAGTGAAAGCTTTTGTTTTAAGCAGTTGTTTGCCTCGCATTTTGTTCTATGCTTAGTCGACCAATATGAGAAAATATCTTAtaaaattagacaaaaaaaaaacatttaaggGAATATGGTAAAAATAAATGCTGTGAAATATAAATACTACTCactgaaaaacaaaagattacagattttgttattttaaaaaatcacgtAATGAACCtaaacaataataattattaaaaccttttatttacttttagaatttttaaatatttatttacatattatttgtaCATGTAGCACGTCACATGTCATTATTTGATTACTCCGTCGATCAAAACATCatctaatggtagaaatagaagaaaattttaacaaactgttaatttactttttgatttaatgtacaactaatttacctatttacctattttttaagcAAAGACAAAATGTAACCAAATTTCAAATACAAAAACTTACCTCCAAGTTCCCAGGGTTACAAACATCACTTCAATCAACAAAAATATAACAAGCTAATCAACCATATTAGAAACCAACTTACAGATCCCAGAACTGAATCCGCAAAAAGTAGGTTAAAATGCAATAGTTGTATAGATGATAATCCCCCGATGTTAAATATAAAAGGTATTTAGCCCAGAATACATGTCAGAAAGGCTTCACTCTCCTCCTAAACTAAATTTGCTTGAGCACTTCGAAATGCTTCCTTTGTTACTCCATAATACACCGGTTTGTTCCCTGCAAAGGTGATAAAGTTCCACCCAAAAGCAGAACCCCCAACAATATATGTCCCTGAAGCTTCACCGTCATCAGATAGTGGTTTCCCAGTGACACTACTTGACTGGAATGTCTTGTTTTTGGAGGAAACTGCTGGTGCTGGCTTAACGAATTGTGCCTGCTCCTGGGGCTTCTGCTTCGTTCCACTTTCACCTTGCATTGTCTGGTTTCCTGCTCCATTATTTCTTTTCTCTATAGAAACTATCATCTGCTTGTACAAATCCACTAAATGCTTCATCTCTGCAAATCACAAATTTGGAACACATAACCTTAAATCACAAAACTGGAGATAAATAAACTATGTCCCATGCGATTAGCAAAGATCACTCTACCAAGTGCAAGTTAATGTTCTACAAAGTTGACACTTAAAAAGCAAAATTTCGGGTGCAATATTATGTTCTGAAACAAATGCATGAAGCCAAATTGAGACAGTGGATCCTTATAATGCAAGTGATATTAAGAAACAGGGATATTATAACTCAGTATAATACAAGTTTCTTCACTAATGGAAAATTTCCATTTTGACTTAaaagaaccaaaattaaatcatagCTAACAGATGTAAAACAAACTAATGAGATGCTAGTCCTTTTCTTTTCCTACAGAGTACAGACTAAGCCAATAGATAGCAGTAACAGATCAAATCCATGAAGACCGTAAT
It includes:
- the LOC107922760 gene encoding uncharacterized protein, with product MEEPKAAQNPPPSQDPNASTTTVNAAQTTAPPPQPPPTAPEQPASRKRPLENSNDQYQNSPYFKMRLVLKDLRPHFIEVLRTPDFRNCKGAHEIKEKMKHLVDLYKQMIVSIEKRNNGAGNQTMQGESGTKQKPQEQAQFVKPAPAVSSKNKTFQSSSVTGKPLSDDGEASGTYIVGGSAFGWNFITFAGNKPVYYGVTKEAFRSAQANLV